From Cyprinus carpio isolate SPL01 chromosome A7, ASM1834038v1, whole genome shotgun sequence, a single genomic window includes:
- the LOC122145768 gene encoding DNA-directed RNA polymerases I, II, and III subunit RPABC5-like: MYDIYTCTNKWEAYLGLLQAEYTEGDALDALGLKRYCCRRMLLAHVDLIEKLLNYAPLEK; the protein is encoded by the exons ATGTATGATATATACACATGCACGAACAAATGGGAGGCATATTTAGGTCTTCTTCAAGCAGAGTACACAGAAGG CGATGCTCTTGATGCTCTGGGTTTGAAGAGGTACTGCTGTCGCCGAATGCTTCTGGCTCACGTGGATCTCATTGAGAAGTTGTTGAATTATGCACCGCTGGAGAAGTGA
- the LOC109076576 gene encoding succinate dehydrogenase assembly factor 2, mitochondrial-like, whose protein sequence is MFSVNVARKAVLSVCRASLRPAVSTVISRGYRGDAPEPTLIEIQLPPWQERTGESLDIKRKRLLYESRKRGMLENCILLSLFAKQYLNTMSEPQLKQYDRLINEPSNDWDIYYWATEAKPTPDVYQGEVMDMLKEFAKNKDMEQRLDAPNLEYLDKSN, encoded by the exons ATGTTTTCAGTAAATGTCGCACGAAAG GCTGTTCTTTCTGTTTGCCGGGCATCACTGCGTCCAGCTGTCAGCACAGTGATTTCTCGGGGGTACCGCGGTGACGCCCCAGAACCGACCCTCATTGAGATCCAACTGCCTCCGTGGCAGGAGAGGACAGGAGAATCCCTGGACATCAAGAGAAAGAGACTCCTGTACGAGAGCCGCAAGAGAGGCATGCTGGAGAACTGCATCCTTCTGAG cctTTTTGCGAAGCAGTACCTGAACACAATGAGTGAACCTCAGCTAAAGCAGTACGACAGACTCATCAATGAACCCAGCAATGACTGGGACATCTACTACTGGGCAACAG AGGCTAAGCCGACACCTGATGTGTACCAGGGCGAGGTGATGGACATGCTCAAAGAGTTCGCCAAGAACAAGGACATGGAGCAGCGTCTGGATGCCCCTAATCTGGAATATCTGGACAAGAGCAATTAA